The Quercus robur chromosome 7, dhQueRobu3.1, whole genome shotgun sequence genome has a segment encoding these proteins:
- the LOC126693421 gene encoding nonsense-mediated mRNA decay factor SMG7-like: MTVLMDNSLVSSRDRVQRLYNKNVELENRRRRLAQVRVPSDPTAWQQMRENYEAIILEDHAFCEQHDIEYALWQLHYRRIEELRAQLNAAVAANVSATSQGAKSSLRPDQITKIRSQFKTFLSEATGFYHDLMLKIRAKYGLPLSSFPDDQENKMVKSKGGNKSAEMKKGLISCHRCLIYLGDLSRYKGLYGEADSKSRDFAAASSYYLQASSLWPSSGNPHHQLSILASYSGDELLSIYRYFRSLAVVNPFSTARDNLIIAFEKNRQNFSQLLGDGKASTIKTAHVRTPGKGRGKGGAVRPLKDDKTDASFVKESQSSIPDTFKAFSIRFVRLNGVLFTRTSLETFVDVFSVVISDFLELLSSGQEDVYNFGSSAAENGLMIVRLISILIFTVYNVNRESENQSYAELLQRSVLLQNAYTATFEFMGHILQRCMQLHDPTESYLLPGVLIFLEWLACHPEIAARSEVEEKEATARSSFWNNCISFLNKLLSSGFMSINEDKDETCFFNMSRYDEGEIANLFALWEDYELRGFLPLVPAQMILDFSRKQVGSDGSDKEKKARFQRIIAAGKSLVSVVRVGQEYMYFDPRLKNFAIGAEPQISDGFGLPSSLEMPASNGLEQEPREKKMNVGVFPPKAQLYAEGEEEDEVIVFQPFVAYKHANFIDPELSSYDALVPGGNDSQGDMGSCDVSASAPLEGRVSGNALDSNLGPNALNAQLGPPTSLATILPQHVQSFQPSTSKWLLEQQARLASGLNKLNRTENGVVVKPGLREHFGVLQHAALSLPFPHSINTSSGNEFAQGFDAGIPSKFDSIMSTGASFDSLSLNPSSTLAASLRKNPVSRPLRHFGPPPGFKPVAPNFDDESLSDTTLKDETSQLDDYRWLDGYQMPSSANCTRFDNSINHTPQSYHQASKGNMGMISFPFPGKRVPTSQVQVENQMNWQEYQAPDPLKAYQGLHQQKTNKMNQDFIPLPKQYQGQSIWDDRFFV; encoded by the exons ATGACAGTTCTGATGGATAATTCTTTGGTTTCATCGAGGGACCGCGTTCAACGTCTTTACAACAAG AATGTTGAGTTGGAGAATAGGCGTAGGAGATTGGCCCAAGTGAGAGTTCCCTCAGATCCCACTGCCTGGCAACAGATGCGAGAGAACTATGAAGCAATTATTCTTGAAGATCATGCTTTCTGTGAACAACATGATATAGAGTATGCTCTATGGCAATTGCATTACAGGAGAATCGAGGAGCTCCGTGCACAACTTAATGCTGCTGTGGCTGCAAATGTTTCGGCCACTTCCCAGGGTGCGAAATCTTCTTTAAGACCTGatcaaatcacaaaaatacGCTCTCAGTTTAAAACCTTTCTTTCTGAAGCAACTGGATTTTATCATGATCTGATGTTGAAAATCAGAGCAAAGTATGGTTTACCCCTGAGTTCTTTTCCAGATGATCAAGAGAATAAGATGGTTAAGTCTAAAGGTGGAAATAAATCTGCTGAGATGAAGAAAGGCTTGATTTCTTGTCATCGTTGTCTGATTTATCTGGGTGACCTATCACGTTATAAAGGTTTATATGGGGAAGCTGATTCCAAAAGTAGAGATTTTGCAGCCGCATCAAGTTACTATTTGCAAGCTTCTTCACTCTGGCCTTCAAGTGGCAACCCTCATCATCAG CTTTCAATATTGGCTTCCTATTCCGGGGATGAATTGTTGTCAATCTATCGCTATTTTCGGAGTCTGGCAGTTGTTAACCCCTTTTCAACTGCAAGAGATAATTTGATTATTGCATTTGAGAAG AATCGACAGAATTTTTCCCAGCTGCTTGGAGATGGCAAAGCTTCCACAATCAAGACTGCACATGTGAGAACGCCTGGGAAAGGAAGAGGAAAAGGTGGAGCAGTGCGCCCATTGAAAGATGATAAAACAGATGCAAGTTTTGTTAAGGAAAGTCAATCCAGTATACCTGATACATTTAAAGCTTTCAGCATTCGGTTTGTCCGACTTAATGGTGTACTCTTTACTCGCACAAG CTTGGAAACATTTGTAGATGTTTTCTCTGTGGTTATTAGTGATTTTCTTGAGCTTCTTTCTTCTGGGCAAGAAGATGTTTACAATTTTGGTTCAAGTGCCGCAGAGAATGGACTTATGATTGTTAGGCTTATAAGCATTCTCATATTCACAGTTTACAATGTCAATAGGGAAAGTGAGAATCAATCGTATGCTGAATTGTTACAACGTTCTGTTCTTCTTCAGAATGCATATACTGCTACCTTTGAATTTATGGGACACATACTTCAGAGATGCATGCAGTTGCATGATCCAACAGAAAGCTATTTACTACCTGGAGTGCTGATATTTTTGGAGTGGCTAGCTTGTCATCCAGAAATTGCAGCTCGCAGTGAAGTTGAGGAGAAAGAAGCTACTGCTAGATCATCTTTCTGGAATAATTGCATTTCATTCTTGAACAAGCTCTTGTCAAGTGGATTCATGTCCATTAATGAGGACAAAGACGAAACATGTTTTTTCAATATGAGTAGGTATGATGAAGGGGAAATTGCTAATCTGTTTGCATTGTGGGAAGACTATGAATTGAGAGGGTTTCTCCCTCTTGTTCCTGCACAAATGATTCTTGATTTTTCACGGAAGCAAGTTGGAAGTGATGGTAGTGACAAGGAGAAAAAAGCTCGTTTTCAGAGGATTATAGCAGCCGGAAAGTCTCTTGTTAGTGTAGTTCGGGTTGGGCAAGAATACATGTATTTTGATCCAAGGTTGAAGAACTTTGCTATTGGTGCTGAGCCTCAAATATCCGATGGTTTTGGGCTTCCTAGTTCTTTGGAAATGCCTGCATCAAATGGCTTGGAGCAAGAACCACGGGAGAAGAAAATGAATGTGGGAGTTTTTCCACCAAAGGCACAATTATATgcagaaggagaagaagaggatgaGGTTATTGTTTTTCAACCATTTGTGGCTTATAAGCATGCTAATTTCATTGATCCAGAGTTGTCTTCTTATGATGCTCTTGTCCCTGGTGGTAATGATTCCCAGGGTGATATGGGAAGTTGTGATGTTTCTGCTTCAGCTCCACTTGAAGGTAGAGTATCAGGGAATGCATTAGATTCAAATTTAGGCCCAAATGCTCTCAATGCACAGTTAGGTCCTCCCACATCACTTGCTACCATTCTGCCCCAGCATGTGCAATCTTTCCAACCAAGTACTTCAAAGTGGCTGCTTGAACAGCAAGCTCGTCTGGCCAGTGGATTAAACAAATTGAACAGAACAGAGAATGGGGTTGTTGTGAAACCAGGTTTGCGAGAACATTTTGGAGTTTTGCAGCATGCAGCACTGTCGCTTCCTTTTCCTCACTCTATTAATACAAGTTCTGGCAATGAGTTTGCTCAGGGTTTTGATGCTGGGATACCGTCTAAGTTTGATTCAATTATGTCTACTGGAGCCAGCTTTGATAGTCTCTCTCTGAATCCATCATCAACCTTGGCAGCAAGTTTAAGAAAGAATCCAGTGAGTCGGCCACTAAGACACTTTGGTCCTCCTCCTGGATTTAAGCCTGTTGCTCCAAATTTCGATGATGAGTCCTTGTCTGACACTACTTTGAAGGATGAGACCTCGCAGTTGGATGATTATAGATGGCTAGATGGATATCAGATGCCATCGTCAGCTAATTGCACCAGGTTTGACAATTCCATAAATCATACACCACAATCATATCACCAAGCAAGTAAGGGCAATATGGGGATGATAAGTTTTCCATTTCCTGGAAAACGAGTCCCAACATCTCAAGTCCAAGTGGAAAACCAGATGAACTGGCAGGAATACCAGGCTCCTGATCCTCTGAAAGCATACCAGGGACTGCACCAGCagaaaactaataaaatgaATCAGGATTTCATTCCACTGCCAAAACAGTATCAAGGACAGTCTATCTGGGATGATCGGTTCTTTGTGTGA